From Aliamphritea hakodatensis:
TAATGCCCGGCTGTGGAAATCCCTGCTGCCCATGCTCACGGGGAAGTCTCCTTCCCTGCGTTATCAGACCGGTTACCTGCTGCGTAATTGCGGCTGGATGGTACGCTTCATGACCCATGCCAATGAAGCATCTGACAGCTACCGGATCACCGCACTCAGTGCACTGGTACGCAAAAGTATTGAACTGCATCAACAGTGGCTGACACAGGCCGACAGTCAGCAGCGCCTGCGTGCCACCGGCTGGCTGAAGCTCTACAGAACCCCGGAAAGCTTTAATGCTGCCGCTTATGAACGCCGCATGTTGCAGGATGCCGGGGTCGATATGCAAATTCTCAGCACTGAGGAACTGCAGCAGCTCGAACCGGGGCTGCAACAGACCTACCACAGGGCAACCTGGGTCCGTGATGCTGCCAGCGTGGATAACCCCGCGCAGGTCACCCTCGCCTACCGCCAACTCTTCATTGCCGCCGGCGGTCAGTTCCGGGTTGCTGATATCCGCAACGTCAGGCAGACATCACAGGGGTTTGAGTTAGCCACCGCCAGCACTGAGCTCAGCTGTGAAAAGCTGGTCGTCGCACTGGGCCCCTGGAGTAATGATCTGTTGTCAGCGCTGAACTGCAAACTGCCAATGGCCTATGAACGGGGCTACCATCAGCATTTCAGCAGCACTGCTGAACAGCCCCTCAGCCGGCCCGTGCATGATGTGGATGGCAGCTATGTACTTACCCCGATGGAACAGGGCTACCGGCTCACGTCAGGTGTTGAACTTAAGGAGCGGGATGCCCCCGCCAGTCCGGTGCAGCTTGAAGCCATCATCCCCAGTGCCCGCCAGGCATTCCCGCTGGGGCAGCCCCTCGATCAGCCCTGGCTTGGGCGACGGCCGACACTGCCGGATGCGCTGCCGGCTATCGGGGAAGTTAAAGAGTGTCCGGGGTTATGGCTGGCAACCGGCCACCACCACATCGGTTTCAGCACTGGCCCGGCAACCGGCCAGCTTGTGGCACAACTCATGTCAGGACAGGATACCGACATTGCCCCGCAAGCCTTCAGCCCAAACCGCTTCTCCTGAAACCTCTCAGCAGGATATCCCCTGCTGAGCCATTCCGTTTACGCCGCATAGTCAGACTTCCGCTCTGATACGCCCATCGGCGCCCTGCAGGCATTTAGGCAAATCTCTCAGGTTATCGGTAAATTGAGGCGTTCTGGCTATTCAAAAACTGTATACAGATTGGTATAAAGTACTATATTCAAAATCCGGCACAGCATTATTCTGCGCCGTTCATAATAAAAACATCCGGCGCAGGCATACTGTCTTCTGCATGTGTGCGTCTGAATTCGGGACTTCTGCATATGCAAGCGAACAACCAGGATTACGCTGCCGCTAAAGCTTTATCACCGGAAGATATTCCCGTGATCGACTTTGCTCCGCTGATTCAGAATGGCGATATCGAAGCCGTTAGCCAGCCGCTCATGGAAGCTGCACTGAATACCGGTTTTTTCTATATTAAAAATCATGGTATTGATCAGCGACTTATCGACAATGCACTGGAAACGTCAAAAGCATTTTTCCGCCTGCCTGCGGAACAAAAACAGGCAGTGGCTGTAAACACCTCACAGCGGGGCTGGCTGGCACCGGGAATGGCAACCCTGGAAGGCGCTAAAACCCACGATCTGAAAGAAATTTTCTTTACCGGTCCGGAACAGTGGTCCGATGCCCTTATCGCTAAAAAAGCCCAGATTCCCCTGATCGCCGATAACCTGTGGCCAGAATTTTACCCGGCCCTCAAAGATAACGTCGTGCCTTATTATGATGCCGTCTGTCAGCTTGGCCATCAGGTACTCAAAGCAATCGCCGTTGGCATGGGTGAGGAAGCCGACTTCTTCGCCAAACGTTATACCAGCCCACTCGGCCGGGGCCAGTTGGTGTACTATCCACGCTCCAGCTCAGAAGACGAAGCTCAGGAACGTTTCGGTGCTGCCGCACATACTGACTTTGGTGTCATTACCCTGTTACTGCAGGACAACAATGGCGGCCTGCAGGTGCTGAACAAGCAGAATGAATGGGTCGAAGCTCAGCCCATTGACGGCACCTTTGTCTGCAACATTGGCGACCTGCTGCATCGCTGGACCAATAACCACCTGTCTTCCAACCTGCACCGGGTGATTAACCGCTCCGGCCACGAACGCTTTTCAATGCCGATCTTCTTTGATCCGGATCCGGATGCCATTATCGATTCCCGGGACTTTAAAAAACTGGCGAATGAAGCGGCCAAATACCCGGCGGTATCCGTGGCAGATTACATCGACAGCAAAAACCGTAAAGCCTTCGCACAATATAAGTGACCATCAGCCCTGCGGCACCGCCGCAGGGCTTTCAGTACCTGCAGACCGGCACCCGCGAGTAATCAGCCGTAACATTCCTGCCTTCACACAACCCGCTCCGCCTCTGAATTGCCTCTTTCATGCCCACGCCGCGCCAGATAAAAACTCAGCGGAATCAGCAAACTTACGCCAAACAGCAACCACAGATAACTGTCATAGGAACTGCCCAGCAGCCACAGGGCAGCCCCCACCAGAGGTGCGACCGCCTGAGCAAGATTATAGGGTGCCGTCAGCAAGGCATTCACCCGTCCGTATGGCTGATCAGGGAAATAATCAATAATGACAATGCCTTTCACGATGATCAGACTGCCGCCGAGTAAACCGTAAAACACGATGATCACCACCCATAAAGGCACAAGCGCACTGCTTAAGTACATTGCCAGTAAAACCAGCGGCTGAAACAGGGTCAGCATGACAGCGGCACCGGTAGCCGCCCGGGAACGCAGTAGCAGCATTAGCCAAATACGGCCGGCAACCTGAACCGGCCCTAGCATCGCCACCAGCCAGATTGCCGTTGCAACGCCTAACTGCTTTTCCAGCAGGATGGCAAACAGATGAAAATTCAGCCCGGCCTGAATCAGGCCGTAGCCCACAAATGCAACCACCAGATACCAGAAAACACTCAGCCTGAGCACACCGTCCACGGTTTGCGACGCCGGTTTACGCACCTCAGGCAGTTTTTCAGGCGGCTTAAGCAGCCAGCAATAGATACCCGGGGCAATCAGCACATAGGTCAGCCCTAACACCGGCATCGCCATGCGCCAGCCAAAGGTATCAATCAACAACTGGGTATACGGCATGAAAACCAGACTGGCAAAGCCTGCCCACAGGGTCAGCCGCGGGATGATGTAACGGGCCTGCTCCACGCCGAAACAAAAGGTCACACAGGCAAACAGCGGCTCATACAGGCTGGCCGCCAGTGCCATCCCCATCAGTACGTACAGCGCGTATAATTGCCAGACCGCCTCAACCTGTGACAGACCACAGAGCACACCGGCGCCTAACAGCCCGCCCAGACACATCACCGCCCGGCCGTAGCCCAGATCAATCCACCTCCCCACCGGATAGGCACTGACCGCAGCCACTGCCATCGCCACGCTGCCAGCGGCATAGACTTCAAATCTGGACCAGCCATACTCAGCCAGCAAGGCTTCGGCCAGCATGGGAAAGCTGTATAGCAAACAGCCCCAGGCGCTCATCTGCGCGCCCCCCAGCCAGACAACTCTCAGCATGGCCCACAGCCTGACCGCGCAGATAGCAGGTTCCTCAGGAACTCAGGTAACATCGTTTTTCCACATCCGTTTTACTTTCAGCAACAGACACTCAGGCCGGTTCCCTCTTAATCACCCAGACTTTAACAGCCACCAGCGTCCAAGCATAAACCGCAATATGCTGATAATTAAGCCCCACTCAATACAATAAACGGTGCCCACTCCACAGCTTTTCCTATTCAGAAAACGGTCAGCTCCGGCAAGCAGTTGCAGACAAAAAAAAGCCCTCATACAGAGGGCTTGTTACTAAAAGGAAAAACAACTGTCAGGAAACAGCCTCTGCCCGGGAAGCCCGGCTTTTTGAAAACAGATACAGCAGCAGGAATACCCCCAGCACAGCAGCATCACGCAGATACACATCAATCCAGGAGAACAGCGCGATACCGATACCTAAGCCAATTAACAACAGCCGGGCCAGAATATTCAGATGGCTGGAGAAATAGCCGGCTATTCCCGCTGCCAGCAATGACAACCCGCCGACAATGGCCGTCAGATGGGCAATGATGCTGATAAAACTGCCTTCCATGCGCATTTCCGGCACAAACAGATAACTGAAGCCCACCACATAACCGGCAATCGCCATCCGCGAAGCATGCAAGCCGGTAAGCAACGGATTACAGCGGGCAATAGACGCCGCCGCATATGAAGCAATGGATACCGGTGGTGTAGCATCCGCCAGAATGGCAAAGTAGAAAATAAACATATGCGCAGCCAGCACCGGCGCACCGAATTCATTAATCAGCAACGGCGCACCGATTGCCGAGGTAATCACGTACGCAGGCGTCGTCGGCACCCCCATGCCCATTATCAGCGTGACAAACATCAGCGCAATAGCCGCCACCCACATCTGGCCGTTGGCAATATCAGTCACAATGGAACCGATAGAAACAACCAGACCGGTTTTCGTCAGCACCGCAACAATGATACCGGCACCGGCACAGGCCACGGCAATGGTCACGGTATTACGCCCGGCCGTCACCAGCACATCAAACAGCTTCTTAGGGCTGAACCGCTCCGAGGTCAGGGTAACCACGACCAGCGTGGCTATAATCGAATACAGGGCCGACATATGCGGAGAATAACGCAACATCAGCAACACGATTAATACCACGATAGGAATCAGCAGATAGAGTTTTTTCAGCACTTCGGCCGTGGTTGGCAGCTCGCTGGCATCCATCCCTTTCAGACCATGCTTACGGGCTTCAAAATGCACTGATACGAAAATAAGTGTAAAGAAACACAACGAACCTAATATAGCCGCGACAATGATTTCACTGTACGGCGTATTGGTAATTTCCGACATGATGAAGGCCCCTGCCCCCATGATCGGCGGCGCGCTCTGACCACCCACACTGGCGGCGGTTTCAATGCCGCCGGCAACCTGCGGCCGGAAACCGATACGCTTCATCATCGGAATGGTAAACGAGCCGGTGGTAAATACGTTGGCCGAGGCAGAGCCACTCATGGTGCCAAAGAATGCCGAGGTCACCACTGCAACCTTCGCCGGACCACCGCTGTAACGGCCGGCAATCAGTTGTCCGCCCTGGGTGAATAACTTACCCACACCGCTGGCTTCCATGAACGCACCATAGGCAATAAAGATCGCCACCATAGTCGCCGCGATGCCGGTAATCGAGCCAAACATGCCCTGGCCGTTAAACAGGTAAAGGGTTTCAATAATTTCGTAATACGGCATATCCCGGTAATTAAAGATGCCGGGCATATACTCGGTCAGAAACAGATAACTGATCCCAACGGTAACCAGCCCCGCCAAAATCGGCGATACCGAACGGCGCAGGGCTTCCAGCAACAGCACCGTTGCCAGCGTGCCCATCCACAGCTCAACCGGCAGCACTTCATCAATGCCTTCCAGACGCAGGTTGATCCGGTCGGCTTCAAGCCAGGAATACAGAAAAGGCAAAATCGACAGGATAAACAGCACGATTGCCGTTGGCCCGGGAATAAAAGGATGATCCACACTGACCTGATTGCGCCGGCGCGGAAACATCAGAAACACCAGCGGCAGCATAAACATCAGATGCAGGGAACGCTGGGTCCGCGGCTCCAGAAATCCGATATAAGCGGTATAAAGATGGAAGACACTGGCCGCAAATGCCCACAGCGCAATAAATCGCAGCATCCAGACAGCATAACGGCTGTCCGGCGCAGTCAGATTAGAAAACATAACATCACCCTAAAGCGTACCCGTTGACCGTGCCATTATACCGCTTAACAGCATAAACCGGCGGTGTGGTTGCACGGAGGAATCAACAGACGGTGGAGATAAAACGGCCGGGCAAATACCCGGCCGCAAACAGGTTATGCATAGGCTGCCCCCTTACATGTAACCCGCTTCTTTGTAGTACTTGGCAGCACCCGGATGAACCGGAGCCGGCGCATTCTTGAATGCGGTGGCACAATCAAACGCCTTCATGGAAGCATGAATGCTGGACAATTTAGCGTTATTCTCACACAGGGTTTTAGTCACCTTATACACCGTGTCTTCGCTAACATTTTTACCTACCAGCAAAGTCGTCGCCATTTTAATGGTATTGGCCGCTGCCACACCTTCATAGGTATCAGCAGGAATCGTACCGTTAAGGAAACCGTACTTTTCGTTCAGGCCTTTCAGGGTTTTGTCTGAGAAGTTCACCAGATGCATCTTACGGGCCTGACCCATATCGATCATTGCAGCACCCGGCAGGCCCTGACCGCCGAAGACGTAATCAACCTGACCGTCTTTGAACTGGGAGCTCATCTCGCTGAAGTTACCGTGGTTAATCTTGAAGCCCCGGTCTTTCAGGTCATCGTAGCTGGTGCCAAACTGTTCCATCATCCAGCGGAACGCCTGCTCACCGGAAGAGCCACGCTTAACAACCGCAATGTTTACGTCTTTACCGTTCTTCAGCAGGTCTTCAATGGAATTATATTTAGCATTCTCGCTGGCCACCATGTGGTAGAAAATATCCGAGAAGCTCATGCCAACCATCATCAGGTTTTCATGGGGCTTGTTGTTATACAGCACCACACCTTTGCTGGCCTGATACGAAAAAGTGTCCAGACCCCAGCCAAACTGGCTGATGCCACGGTCAATCTTGGTCGGGTTCGTGGTACCACCACCCGGTACAATTTTAAGGGTCAGATCAGGATAGGCATCTTTCACCAGGTTAGACACCCCGGACGCCATGGTGAACCAGCCGCCACCCAGCTGACCTGAGGTCCACTCCAGCACTTCAGCATTTGCGCTTACTGACACACCCAGCGCAATCGCCGCTGAACAAACTTGATTGAGTATTTTTTTTCTTATCATGGGTCTTCACCGTGTGGCGAGCTTTGCCCGGACAACACTTACTGCCCTGTCATGTCTGCCATTGTCATCGCAGACAGGTAAGCACTGTCACGCTGCAAAATCTCTGTCGTTGTTATTAGAATCTTTCGTATTTAAAACTGTATACAGAAAAAAATATAACACTATATACCAAAGTTTCTCAATCCCTGATCCCTTTCACAGGCAATATAAAACAGCTGATAAATAAGCCTGGAACAGTACAGACGAATCTGACTGCCAAAAACAGCAAAATGGTGAAAACGTCTAACGGAAGCGGTCTGTCAGCGGGAACTGATTCAGATAAGCAGAGATACAGCGCATGCAGGCTGAGCAGCCTGCATGCCTGAAAAAGATTACTCGATGGGCATCTGGCCAGTGTAGATCAGCCCGTAAGCCTGACGGATAGACACTGAAATTTCTTCCCGGCGACGGCTGACATGCTCACCAATCAAGCTGACAGCCTCTTCTTCATTGCGGGCCACAACCGCTTCAACAATGCGCTTATGGCTCGGCTCAAAGACCTTCTCAGAGGTAACATCTATCCAGCGCATAAAATAAATCCGCTGATTAACATTACACAGGGCATTAACAATCTCTTCGTTATCCGACAACCGTGCCAGGGTTTCATGAAACTTCTGGTCAATCTTCAGATTAGAGACGGTTTTATCCTGCTGGTAAATCCCGTGTATACCGGCATAAAAGTCAGCAAATTCCTGCAACTGCTCATCGGTTGCCCGGCGGCACGCCAGCCGCACCGCCTGTTCTTCAAGTAACTGCCGGTATTCGTACAGATCAAATACTTCTTTTTCATCCAGTTCGCGGCAAAAGAAACCTTTATTCCGTTCCCAGCGTAATAACTTTTCAGACACCAGTTGCTGCATGGCTTCGCGCAGCGGGGTACGGCTGACATCCAGCTGTTTGGCCAGCTTGCCCTCGTTGATCCGCTCACCAGGGCGAAACTGAAACTTGATCGCCATATTACTGACGCGCTGGTAGATAGACTCTTTGATATCTGCTGACGGCTGCTTCGCCGTGGTTGAATCCGTTGACATGCACTCTCGCTCGAACGTTACGTTCCGAATGGCTCAGCTGCAGTTGTTATATGTAATGCTGTTCTACGCAACCGGAACCCGATAACTTTTTTGCTAAAATACCACACTTGGCTACAGGACAAAGGAATTATTTACATCCTCCGGGTATAAGCAAATGCCTTAAAAATCCAGCCTGTGGGTGAACTTCCCCACCGGTTTCAGTGACCCAGTCTATGAATCCGCACTGATCTGAGGAACCCACTTTGGCCACATACTCCCGCAACCGGCTGACACAATTGCTGCCTTTTATACTGAGCCTTCTGTTGCTTGGCCTGAACTCCGGCCAGGTGCAGGCGGCGCCCAAAGCAGAACTCTGGCCATTATGGCAACCGACAGTTGCCACCGGGCAGTCCGCTGTACCGGACTTTAAACACTGGGAAAACTTCCTCAGTCAGTATGTTCGCAGGTATGCCGACGGTCTGAACCGGGTGGATTACGCCAGCGTCACCCCGGCAGATAAAGCACAGTTAAAAGCCCTGCTGGAACAACTGTCCACCACAGACCCGCGGGGCTGGGGGCCGGCCACCCAAAAAACCTTCTGGATAAATACCTATAATCTGGCGGTGGTTTCACTGGTGCTGGATCACTATCCGCTGGATTCAATCCGGGATATACGCCTGAGTTTCAGCAGCCTGTTTAACGGTGGCCCCTGGGAAGATAAGACCCTCAGTGTCACCGGCCAGGAATTGTCTCTGAATGATATTGAACACCGCATCCTGCGCCCCATATGGCCGGACCGCCGGCTGCACTTTGCCCTGAACTGCGCCAGTGTTGGCTGCCCTAATCTGGCCACACAGATTTACCGGGTGGAGACGCTGGATCAGCAACTGGATGCTGCCGAACAGGACTTCCTGCGCAATAACCGGGCGGTTTTATGGCAGCCCGGTTCAAACACTCTGCAGCTTTCCAGCATCTTTAACTGGTATCAGGTTGATTTTGCCGCGAACGAAAACCAGTTGCTCGATTACCTGCAGCAACAGGGCGCAGTCAGCCCCGGGATCCTCAGCACACCGGACCTGAAGATCAGTTATGACTACAACTGGAACCTCAACACTGACAGCTGACAAAAAAGCCCGTTATGCCAGACCGCACCGGCAGGCATAACGGGCTTGCCGATACAGATTCGCTCAGCGCAGCACCTGACCGCTGCGCTCCTCCAGCAAACGGACCACATTCAGGTGCGGCACCTGCGGCCCATAGGCATCAATGGCTTGCTGATAGGTCGCATAGACTTTATCCGCTAACGCCAGCTCCACATTCAGGTGGCTGCCCAGCTCGGTAATCAGACGCATATCCTTGGTAGCAAGGCCCAGCGCAAAGGACTCATCATAGCTGCCATCCAGTACTTTCGGGATATAGTTATCCACCACATAACTCTGGGCACAACTGTGACTCAGCACATCGCTCAGGGTATGCAAATCCAGCCCGGCCTTAGCGCCCAGCATTAAGGCTTCACCGATACCCTGTGCCACCAGATAATTCAGATGCAACTGGCTGAGCTTAGTCACATAGCCAGCCCCGGCAGGCCCCATACGGACAGCTTTTTGGGTAAAACTGGCCAGTACATCCTGATAGGGCAGCAGCGCTTCAGGCTCTGCCCCCAACAACATCGTCAGCCGGCCTTGCGCCGCCCCTTCACTCCCGCCGGTGACCGGTGCGTCAATCAGGATCATATGCGCCGGTGCCCCCGCCAGCACCTGTTGCCATTGCGCCAGTTCGTTGGTGCTGGTTTCAAACCAGCAACAACCTTCCCGGGCGTTCTCCAGAATGCCGTCCGGACCAAATGCCACTTCATTCACCTGAACCGCGCTGGGTAACGAGGTAAACAGTACGTCACAGTCAGTAGCCATCCGGGCAACCGACTCTCCGTCTGCAGCGCCTTTATCCACTAACCGCTGTACGGCGGCAGGATTAAGATCCAGCACCTGTAATTCATATCCATTCCCGCGACAGTGTTCCAACAGGTTTGCCGCCATACCTGAGCCCATATTGCCCAGACCAATGAAGCCTATTTTCATAGCCTTTTACCTGTATCACCCGGTTACTGTTTGTAAGATGGATCCAGCCGGTCGCACTTGCGCAGCAGTGCCGGCCATTCATACTTACCCGGCGGGAAAGCTTCGTACTGTTTGGATGCTTTTTCCCACAGCTCGGTCGGGCCGGGGTCCAGCTCATAACCGGAAGCCGTCGCCTGCAGGGCAACTTCACACAGCCGCACCAGATAATACATATTCATAAAACACTCACCGGCGGTGGCACCTACCGTCAGAAAACCGTGATTTCGCATCACCAGACAGCTGTTATCCCCCAGGTTTTCAGCAATCCGGAAGCGCTCATCCGGATCAACCGACAGGCCTTCCCAGTCGTGGAAGCCAACTTTGCCGTACAACATTGAAGAATCCTGAATCAGAAACGGCAGCTCTTTAAATGCGGTGGCCGCACTGGCGGATTTAGGATGGGCATGGAACACAAAACGGTTATCTTTATGGCTGTCACTCAGGTGAACCGCACCGTGAATGATAAAACCGGCAGTGTTCACATCTTCCGGACCTTCCAGCACATTGCCCTCTTCATCCACTTTGATCAGGTTAGACGCACAAACCTCATCGTAATAGAGACCAAAACGGTGCATATAAAAGTGATGATCAGAACCGGGCACCCGGGCGGTGATATGGTTCCAGATGGTGTCATCCCAGCCAAAATAATGGGTCAGACGGAACATGGCTGCCAGATCAATCCGCACCTGTTCCTGTTGCTGTTCCAATGTCAGTTCGCTCATAGTCATCTCACATTTTATTGTTATCGGTGAACCGGCCGGGCTGATGCAGCGGAAACGGCTGCCCGCCCTGCTCAATTCTGTGAATATTGTCTACCACCAGTTTAGCCGCCGACCGGGCATAGGTTGCGCCGGACATATGGGGAGTAATATGAATATCAGGGTGATGCCACAGAGGAGACTCCGCGGGTAAAGGTTCGGTAGAGAAAGCGTCCAGCACGGCCTGTGATAACCGCCCGCAGGCCAGTGCATCAATCACATCGGTATCCACCAGCACTTCCCCCCGGCTGATATTGACCAGCACGGCACCGTCAGGCAGTAGCCGCAACAGACTGGCATCAATCATATGACGGGTATCAGGGGTTAGCGGCAAACAGTTAATGATCACATCTGCCTGCGGCAGTGCCAGCGGTAAATCACCGCCACCGTAACACTCCACCCCCGCTAACGCTGCCTGATTCCGGTCCCAGCCCAGCACCTGGTAGCCGTTTGCGGCAAGGCGGCTGGCCACCGTTTTTCCTACCATCCCCAGCCCCAGCACCAGCACCCTAAACTCATCACTGGCACACAGGTTATGCCGCTCCCAATGTGCCTGGCTTTGCTGCTGTGCATAGAGCCCGAAACGCCGGTGAAAATGTAATACCCAGTACAACGCATAGCGGGCCATATCCTCCAGCACCTGTGGATCAACCAGCCGCAGCACAGGGACATCCGGTGTTGCCGGATCGGCATCCAGCGCTTCAGTACCGGCACCCAGCAGGTGTATCGCTTTCAGGTTGGGATACCCGGCAAGATCGCCCGGCGGGTGATCCCATACCAGTGCATATTCAACCTGCTGACGGCGGGCCGGTGTCATATCCGATAACAGATAGACCTGTTGTTCAGGTAACAGCTCCGCCAGTGCGGCCTGCCAGCTGGCATTGTCATAACCATGGTTGTTCAGCAGAATTGCCATGCCCTTTCCCATCAGCGGTGAAAACATCTTAGTGACTATTTTCTGCACCTGACTTCAGAAGTAAAACGAATAATACAGCTGACTAATATCGAATAATTCGATGCGAGATTATGCGTTTCCCCGACAGATCACGTGTAAATGCTGGCACTGCGGTTCCCCCTGGCTTAGTATCAGCGCATTGTTTACTTCACATTCCCGAGCCGGTTATGCACAGATGCTGACTGATCCCCTGTTCTACCTGGCAGCCATTCCGGCTGTACTGATCGTTGGCATATCCAAGGGCGGCTTTGGCGGCTCACTGGGTATGATTGCTGTGCCCATGCTTACCCTCACGGTTGCCTCTCCTGTCGCCGCAGCCATCATGCTGCCAATTCTGTTCGCCATGGACATTCAGGCCCTGTGGCGTTTCCGGCAGCACTTTGACAAACGCAATCTGCAAATCCTGCTACCGGCAGCGGCAGTGGGAATCGGCATCGGTACGCTGAGCTTTCAGCATTTAAGTGACAACCATCTGAAACTGATTATCGGGGTAACGTCCCTGCTGTTCTGTGGCAATGCCCTCCTGCACGCCCTGCGTAAACAAACCCCGGCTCCCCGTTCGGCGCATTTTGGACGCGGTGCTTTCTGGGGCACCCTGGCCGGTTTTACCAGCTTCAGCATCCATGCCGGCGGGCCGCCGCTGAGTTTTTACCTGCTACCCCAACGGCTTAATAAAACCGTTTTTGTCACCACCAGTATTATTTTCTTTACCTGTGTAAACGGTATGAAACTGATTCCCTATTCAATGCTCGGGCTGTTCAGTAGCCAGCACCTGCTCACCTCTCTTGTGCTGATGCCGCTGGCGATTGCCGGGGTAAGACTCGGCACCCGGTTACACCATGTGCTGGATGCTGACCTCTTTTACCGCTTTTGTTACTTCTTCCTGTTTATTGTTGGCCTGAAACTCACCGCTGAAGCGTTGATGTAACCGCCTGCACAAAAACGACATATTCACCTAAACCGGTCTGATCCCTACAGAAATCAGGCTTTTGGCGGAGCATTTTATTTCGTAATAGTGCTACTCCTGGTCGTCTGTGGGATAGACAATGACGCGCTCAAACACGAGCATGTCGCGATCAGGTCAGCCCGTAACCGGGTCGCAAACCATACTCCCGCTTAAGATATGAAATTTCTAGATAGCTGACATAACCCGCCCTAATGCGCCATTTAATGCCTGCACGGTGAAGGCATGTCAGCTCACGTAATCCAGCATAATCCGAATTTGGAGTAAATACATGAGCGATTCAGAAGGCCCAGTTAAAGCACGTAAAAGTCGTCGTGGTGGAGGCCGTGCGG
This genomic window contains:
- a CDS encoding DUF547 domain-containing protein translates to MATYSRNRLTQLLPFILSLLLLGLNSGQVQAAPKAELWPLWQPTVATGQSAVPDFKHWENFLSQYVRRYADGLNRVDYASVTPADKAQLKALLEQLSTTDPRGWGPATQKTFWINTYNLAVVSLVLDHYPLDSIRDIRLSFSSLFNGGPWEDKTLSVTGQELSLNDIEHRILRPIWPDRRLHFALNCASVGCPNLATQIYRVETLDQQLDAAEQDFLRNNRAVLWQPGSNTLQLSSIFNWYQVDFAANENQLLDYLQQQGAVSPGILSTPDLKISYDYNWNLNTDS
- a CDS encoding NAD(P)-dependent oxidoreductase gives rise to the protein MKIGFIGLGNMGSGMAANLLEHCRGNGYELQVLDLNPAAVQRLVDKGAADGESVARMATDCDVLFTSLPSAVQVNEVAFGPDGILENAREGCCWFETSTNELAQWQQVLAGAPAHMILIDAPVTGGSEGAAQGRLTMLLGAEPEALLPYQDVLASFTQKAVRMGPAGAGYVTKLSQLHLNYLVAQGIGEALMLGAKAGLDLHTLSDVLSHSCAQSYVVDNYIPKVLDGSYDESFALGLATKDMRLITELGSHLNVELALADKVYATYQQAIDAYGPQVPHLNVVRLLEERSGQVLR
- a CDS encoding class II aldolase/adducin family protein, yielding MSELTLEQQQEQVRIDLAAMFRLTHYFGWDDTIWNHITARVPGSDHHFYMHRFGLYYDEVCASNLIKVDEEGNVLEGPEDVNTAGFIIHGAVHLSDSHKDNRFVFHAHPKSASAATAFKELPFLIQDSSMLYGKVGFHDWEGLSVDPDERFRIAENLGDNSCLVMRNHGFLTVGATAGECFMNMYYLVRLCEVALQATASGYELDPGPTELWEKASKQYEAFPPGKYEWPALLRKCDRLDPSYKQ
- a CDS encoding 2-hydroxyacid dehydrogenase, yielding MAILLNNHGYDNASWQAALAELLPEQQVYLLSDMTPARRQQVEYALVWDHPPGDLAGYPNLKAIHLLGAGTEALDADPATPDVPVLRLVDPQVLEDMARYALYWVLHFHRRFGLYAQQQSQAHWERHNLCASDEFRVLVLGLGMVGKTVASRLAANGYQVLGWDRNQAALAGVECYGGGDLPLALPQADVIINCLPLTPDTRHMIDASLLRLLPDGAVLVNISRGEVLVDTDVIDALACGRLSQAVLDAFSTEPLPAESPLWHHPDIHITPHMSGATYARSAAKLVVDNIHRIEQGGQPFPLHQPGRFTDNNKM
- a CDS encoding sulfite exporter TauE/SafE family protein; this translates as MLTDPLFYLAAIPAVLIVGISKGGFGGSLGMIAVPMLTLTVASPVAAAIMLPILFAMDIQALWRFRQHFDKRNLQILLPAAAVGIGIGTLSFQHLSDNHLKLIIGVTSLLFCGNALLHALRKQTPAPRSAHFGRGAFWGTLAGFTSFSIHAGGPPLSFYLLPQRLNKTVFVTTSIIFFTCVNGMKLIPYSMLGLFSSQHLLTSLVLMPLAIAGVRLGTRLHHVLDADLFYRFCYFFLFIVGLKLTAEALM